A region from the Lolium perenne isolate Kyuss_39 chromosome 4, Kyuss_2.0, whole genome shotgun sequence genome encodes:
- the LOC127347652 gene encoding non-specific lipid transfer protein GPI-anchored 12-like, whose translation MTPPAFLALALLAFSTQSPALAQLSAPQPAAAPAPSWGELDCRGAMLNLSSCLTYVEAGSALTRPDKGCCGALSGVVDGEAACLCGLVGGYGSFGVRVDAVRALALPTACRVDAPPPSLCAALGMPVAEAPGGGPVPAESGYGTPATTPATSTASGGPAAAARRGNRRRHLRLVLLPYCAALFTLLP comes from the exons ATGACGCCACCGGCCTTCCTCGCCCTCGCGCTCCTCGCCTTCTCGACGCAGTCCCCGGCGCTGGCGCAGCTATCGGCTCCGCAGCCGGCTGCGGCTCCGGCGCCCAGCTGGGGGGAGCTGGACTGCAGGGGCGCGATGCTGAACCTGTCGTCCTGCCTGACGTACGTGGAGGCCGGGAGCGCGCTGACGCGGCCGGACAAGGGCTGCTGCGGGGCGCTGTCCGGCGTGGTGGACGGCGAGGCCGCCTGCCTGTGCGGGCTCGTCGGCGGGTACGGCTCCTTCGGGGTCCGCGTGGACGCCGTGCGCGCGCTGGCGCTGCCCACCGCCTGCCGCGTCGACGCGCCGCCGCCCAGCCTCTGCGCCGCGCTCGGCATGCCCGTCGCGGAGGCGCCCGGCGGCGGCCCCGTGCCCGCGGAGTCAG GATACGGCACGCCGGCGACCACGCCGGCAACGTCGACCGCGAGCGGcggcccggcggcggcggcgaggcgcgGGAACCGAAGGCGTCACCTGCGCCTCGTGCTCCTCCCGTACTGCGCCGCGCTCTTCACGCTGCTGCCGTGA